In Methanobacterium paludis, the following proteins share a genomic window:
- a CDS encoding MEMO1 family protein translates to MIRKPAVAGLFYEVDPDSLNEQIEWCFKSQIGPGKVPKKIGNKRNITGVIAPHAGYIYSGPVAAHSYYKIAEDGFPETFVILSPNHTGLGSGVSAMTEGAWETPLGNVEIDEEFAQNLVRNTSIMDSDPSAHMQEHSAEVQIPFLQYLKNKYLEKDFKIVPVCMWMQDIETAMEVGISIQKTAEDLGRDVVVIASTDFTHYKPQDIAHDGDMQVIDAITSMDENLMMARVSALDVTMCGYGPVAATMVASKLRGADRCEFEKYATSGDATEDYNSVVGYASLVFFK, encoded by the coding sequence ATGATAAGAAAACCTGCAGTTGCAGGACTTTTTTATGAAGTAGATCCTGATTCTTTAAATGAACAGATAGAATGGTGCTTTAAAAGCCAGATAGGTCCTGGCAAAGTTCCAAAGAAAATAGGAAATAAAAGGAACATTACTGGTGTTATAGCCCCACACGCAGGCTATATCTACTCTGGACCTGTGGCCGCACACTCCTACTACAAAATAGCTGAAGATGGTTTTCCAGAGACCTTCGTGATACTCTCCCCCAACCACACTGGGCTGGGTTCCGGTGTGTCAGCCATGACAGAAGGAGCATGGGAAACACCCCTGGGAAACGTGGAAATAGACGAAGAATTTGCCCAGAATCTGGTAAGAAATACTAGTATAATGGATTCAGACCCATCAGCACATATGCAGGAGCACAGTGCCGAAGTGCAGATCCCATTTTTGCAGTACCTAAAAAATAAGTACTTGGAAAAGGATTTTAAAATTGTTCCAGTGTGCATGTGGATGCAAGATATTGAAACAGCCATGGAAGTGGGTATTTCAATTCAAAAAACCGCAGAAGATCTTGGTAGAGATGTGGTTGTAATTGCAAGTACAGACTTCACCCACTACAAACCCCAAGATATTGCCCACGACGGCGACATGCAGGTTATAGATGCAATAACATCCATGGATGAAAATCTCATGATGGCCAGAGTATCAGCACTTGATGTCACAATGTGTGGATACGGACCTGTGGCAGCCACAATGGTAGCATCAAAATTGAGGGGAGCCGACAGGTGCGAATTCGAAAAATATGCAACCAGCGGTGATGCAACAGAGGATTATAACTCAGTTGTCGGATACGCTTCGCTAGTGTTCTTTAAATAA
- the rpsB gene encoding 30S ribosomal protein S2: MSELLIPLDKYLAAGLHIGTQQKTKDMERYIYRVRADGLYVLDVKRTNERIMSVGKFLAKFNPDDILVVSTRQYGQAPVKKFGDITGAKTIPGRFIPGTLTNPNYAKFIEPKVLVVTDPRSDSQAIIEAKQIGIPVVALCDTENLLGNVDIVIPVNNKGRKAIALVYWLLARQTLRGTGALAEDEELDVLPSDFELKI, encoded by the coding sequence TTGTCAGAATTACTAATTCCATTGGATAAATATTTAGCAGCAGGTTTACACATAGGTACACAACAAAAAACAAAGGATATGGAGCGCTACATTTACAGGGTAAGAGCAGACGGTCTATACGTACTTGATGTTAAGAGAACAAACGAAAGGATAATGTCTGTAGGTAAATTCCTTGCAAAATTCAACCCAGACGATATACTTGTTGTATCAACAAGACAGTATGGTCAGGCACCTGTCAAAAAATTCGGAGACATCACAGGAGCTAAAACAATCCCTGGAAGGTTCATACCAGGAACATTAACCAACCCAAATTACGCTAAATTCATAGAACCTAAAGTTCTAGTTGTCACAGACCCAAGATCTGACTCACAGGCAATAATTGAAGCAAAACAGATAGGAATACCAGTAGTTGCATTATGCGACACAGAAAACCTCCTTGGAAATGTTGATATTGTTATACCAGTGAACAACAAAGGAAGAAAAGCCATAGCACTTGTATACTGGCTCCTTGCAAGGCAGACACTCAGGGGAACCGGTGCACTTGCAGAAGATGAAGAACTTGATGTCCTTCCATCAGACTTTGAACTCAAAATATAA
- a CDS encoding 4Fe-4S dicluster domain-containing protein — protein MVKITIDYDKCEGADCAECTDVCPMEILVLEGDKIVIKNKEDCSLCEVCMDVCPNEAVNVEE, from the coding sequence ATGGTTAAAATAACAATCGACTACGACAAATGCGAAGGTGCAGACTGCGCAGAATGCACAGACGTCTGCCCAATGGAGATTCTTGTTCTCGAAGGGGATAAAATAGTTATAAAAAACAAGGAAGACTGCAGTCTCTGTGAAGTATGCATGGATGTCTGCCCAAATGAGGCAGTCAACGTAGAAGAGTAG
- the eno gene encoding phosphopyruvate hydratase, with protein sequence MDSVIEDIRVRKILDSRGNPTVEVDVITWNGFGRAAAPSGASTGAREVVAFPEGGVDKIISEVEDIISSELIGMDAEDLNEIDLVLKEIDGTENLAAIGGNTTVAVSMAVAKAAASSYNMPLYRFLGGNIPCEIPYPLGNMINGGAHAGKNAPDIQEFLVVPVGAETITEAVFTNVNVHKKIRELIQAKDKSFTGGKGDEGGWAPNLTSEEAIEIQVKACEMVSDETGVLVKPSLDMAASELWDPASEEYVYNREGARRSTGEQVDFVADIIDTYGYFYVEDPIREGDFAGFAELTKKSGKKCLICGDDIFVTNKDILAEGIEAGAGNAIIIKPNQIGTLTDTYKTVELAKNNKYVPVVSHRSGETTDDTIAHMAVAFSSPIIKTGAVGGERIAKLNELVRIAEEMTNPKMADINKYR encoded by the coding sequence GTGGATAGCGTTATTGAAGACATTCGTGTTAGGAAAATTTTAGACAGCAGAGGCAACCCCACAGTAGAGGTGGATGTCATAACCTGGAACGGTTTTGGAAGAGCTGCAGCACCAAGCGGTGCAAGTACCGGGGCTCGAGAGGTAGTGGCATTTCCTGAAGGTGGAGTTGACAAAATAATAAGTGAAGTTGAAGATATAATCTCATCAGAACTTATTGGAATGGATGCAGAAGACCTGAACGAAATAGACCTTGTTTTAAAAGAGATAGACGGAACAGAAAATCTGGCGGCAATAGGGGGCAACACCACTGTGGCGGTGTCCATGGCAGTAGCCAAGGCAGCAGCATCATCCTACAACATGCCACTCTACAGATTCCTCGGTGGAAACATACCATGTGAAATACCATACCCACTGGGAAACATGATAAATGGAGGAGCACACGCAGGTAAAAATGCACCGGACATACAAGAATTTCTTGTAGTGCCAGTAGGTGCTGAAACAATTACAGAAGCAGTATTTACAAATGTAAATGTGCACAAAAAGATCAGAGAACTCATACAAGCCAAAGACAAATCATTCACAGGCGGTAAAGGAGACGAAGGAGGATGGGCACCCAACCTCACCAGTGAAGAAGCAATTGAAATCCAGGTTAAAGCCTGTGAAATGGTAAGCGACGAAACAGGTGTTCTTGTTAAACCATCACTTGACATGGCAGCAAGCGAACTATGGGACCCTGCATCTGAAGAGTACGTATACAACAGAGAAGGTGCAAGAAGAAGCACAGGCGAGCAAGTAGACTTTGTGGCTGATATCATTGACACATATGGTTACTTCTATGTTGAAGACCCAATTCGTGAAGGAGACTTTGCAGGATTTGCAGAACTCACAAAAAAATCCGGTAAAAAATGTTTAATCTGCGGAGACGATATTTTCGTAACCAACAAAGATATCCTTGCTGAGGGAATCGAAGCAGGTGCCGGTAATGCAATTATAATAAAGCCAAACCAGATAGGAACTCTAACAGACACCTATAAAACTGTTGAGCTTGCAAAAAACAATAAATATGTACCTGTAGTATCCCACAGATCTGGTGAGACAACAGATGATACCATAGCCCACATGGCAGTGGCATTTTCATCCCCAATCATTAAGACAGGAGCTGTTGGCGGTGAACGTATAGCCAAACTCAACGAGCTTGTCAGGATTGCTGAAGAAATGACAAATCCAAAAATGGCTGATATCAACAAATACAGGTAA
- a CDS encoding DNA-directed RNA polymerase subunit K translates to MPAKKLTRFEKARVIGARALQLSMGAKPQVDVSASIDPIDIATLELKKNKLPLDVKR, encoded by the coding sequence ATGCCAGCTAAAAAACTCACAAGGTTTGAAAAGGCAAGAGTAATAGGTGCAAGAGCTTTACAACTTTCCATGGGAGCAAAACCACAGGTTGATGTATCTGCTTCAATTGATCCAATAGATATTGCAACTTTGGAACTTAAAAAGAATAAACTACCCCTTGATGTCAAGAGGTAG
- a CDS encoding DNA-directed RNA polymerase subunit N, which translates to MIPVRCLSCGKVVSAYFEEYQQRTADGEDPKKVLDDLGITRYCCRRMFITHVEVW; encoded by the coding sequence ATGATCCCTGTAAGATGTTTAAGTTGCGGCAAAGTGGTATCCGCATATTTTGAGGAATACCAACAGAGAACCGCAGATGGGGAGGACCCAAAAAAAGTTCTCGACGATCTTGGAATCACAAGATACTGTTGTAGAAGAATGTTCATAACCCATGTAGAGGTGTGGTAA
- a CDS encoding 30S ribosomal protein S9, with the protein MKKVIHTSGKRKSAIARGKIKEGKGRVRINRSPVELYNPELARLKIEEPLKLAGDLADKVDIDVKVIGGGIMGQAEAARMVIAKGLVQWTGDMELKEKFTHYDRTMLVGDPRRTEPKKYGGPGARARKQKSYR; encoded by the coding sequence ATGAAAAAGGTAATCCATACAAGTGGAAAAAGGAAAAGTGCTATAGCAAGGGGAAAAATCAAAGAAGGAAAAGGTAGAGTCAGAATAAACAGGAGTCCTGTCGAACTCTACAACCCTGAGCTAGCAAGACTAAAAATAGAAGAACCACTAAAACTTGCAGGTGACCTTGCAGACAAAGTGGACATAGATGTCAAAGTCATAGGCGGAGGCATAATGGGTCAGGCAGAAGCCGCCAGAATGGTAATAGCCAAAGGCCTTGTTCAGTGGACAGGTGACATGGAATTAAAAGAAAAGTTCACTCATTATGACAGAACCATGCTCGTTGGAGATCCACGCCGTACAGAACCTAAAAAATACGGTGGACCTGGAGCAAGAGCAAGAAAACAGAAAAGTTACAGGTAA
- a CDS encoding 50S ribosomal protein L13 codes for MIIDGEGLVMGRLASVVSKKLLLGESIIILNAEKIIISGSKDWAYKRYKQRVDRASLSNPRDMGPKYPRRPDDIVRRAVRGMIPYKTTTGRAAFKRLRVYVGIPKEFEGEETQQIPQAQPKNITKSVEVGKISTLLGSKF; via the coding sequence ATGATCATAGATGGAGAAGGACTCGTCATGGGAAGACTTGCAAGTGTAGTTAGTAAGAAACTTCTTTTAGGTGAATCCATAATAATCTTAAACGCTGAAAAAATTATAATATCAGGTTCAAAAGACTGGGCATATAAAAGATACAAACAGAGAGTTGACAGAGCTAGTCTCTCAAACCCAAGAGATATGGGTCCTAAATATCCAAGAAGACCAGATGACATTGTTAGAAGGGCTGTAAGAGGAATGATCCCTTACAAAACCACAACTGGAAGGGCTGCCTTTAAAAGGCTTAGAGTCTATGTAGGAATTCCAAAGGAATTTGAAGGAGAAGAAACCCAGCAAATACCTCAAGCCCAGCCAAAAAATATCACAAAAAGCGTTGAAGTTGGAAAAATTTCAACATTACTCGGATCAAAATTTTAA
- a CDS encoding 50S ribosomal protein L18e — protein MVKLTKTNPNLKNILGSLKRKSNEEDVAIWKDVARRLERSTRRQAEVNISDINRHTAADEIILVPGKVLGSGIIDHKVQVAALNFSKAAAEKIIMAGGECMEILEVVDKNPKGSGIKIIE, from the coding sequence ATGGTGAAACTTACAAAGACAAACCCTAATCTTAAGAATATATTAGGGAGTCTTAAACGAAAATCAAACGAAGAAGATGTTGCGATATGGAAAGATGTTGCAAGAAGGCTTGAAAGATCAACACGAAGACAAGCTGAAGTCAACATATCTGACATAAACAGGCACACAGCCGCGGATGAAATAATCCTCGTACCTGGAAAGGTTCTTGGAAGCGGAATAATTGACCATAAGGTGCAGGTTGCAGCATTAAACTTTTCCAAAGCCGCCGCTGAGAAGATCATTATGGCCGGCGGAGAATGCATGGAAATCCTTGAGGTTGTCGATAAGAACCCCAAAGGAAGCGGAATAAAAATAATCGAATGA